One window of Peteryoungia desertarenae genomic DNA carries:
- the pyc gene encoding pyruvate carboxylase, whose product MPISKILVANRSEIAIRVFRAANELGLKTVAIWAEEDKLALHRFKADESYQVGRGPHLARDLGPIESYLSIDEIIRVAKLSGADAIHPGYGLLSESPEFVDACNDAGLIFIGPKSDTMRQLGNKVAARNLAISVGVPVVPATDPLPDDEGEIHRLAAEIGYPVMLKASWGGGGRGMRAIRDPKDLIREVTEAKREAKAAFGKDEVYLEKLVERARHVESQVLGDTHGNVVHLFERDCSIQRRNQKVVERAPAPYLNEAQRQELADYSLRIAKATNYIGAGTVEYLMDADTGKFYFIEVNPRIQVEHTVTEVVTGIDIVKAQIHILDGHAIGTPESGVPKQADIRLNGHALQCRITTEDPEQNFIPDYGRITAYRSAAGFGIRLDGGTAYSGAIITRYYDPLLVKVTASGSTPQEAISRMDRALREFRIRGVATNLTFLEAIIGHPKFRDNSYTTRFIDTTPELFQQVKRQDRATKLLTYLADVTVNGHPEVKGRPKPPADAAEPVLPFIEADIKPGTKQLLDELGPKKFGDWMRNEKRILMTDTTMRDGHQSLLATRMRTHDIARIADTYARALPNLFSLECWGGATFDVSMRFLTEDPWERLALVREGAPNLLLQMLLRGANGVGYKNYPDNVVKYFVRQAAKGGIDLFRVFDCLNWVDNMRVSMDAVIEENKLCEAVICYTGDLLNSTRPKYDLKYYTTLATELEKAGAHIIAVKDMAGLLKPAAAKVLFKALREATSLPIHFHTHDTSGIAAATVLAAVEAGVDAVDAAMDAFSGNTSQPCLGSIVEALRGSERDPGLDPHWIRRISFYWEAVRTQYAAFESDLKGPASEVYLHEMPGGQFTNLKEQARSLGLETRWHEVAQAYADANQMFGDIVKVTPSSKVVGDMALMMVSQDLSVADVENPNKDIAFPDSVVSMLKGDLGQPPGGWPEALQKKVLKGEQPYTEVPGSLLPPADLDAERKAIEEKLGREVTDFEFASYLMYPKVFTDYALAADMYGPVSVIPTPQYFYGLPAGEELFVDLEKGKTLVIVNQAIGNTDDKGMVTVFFELNGQPRRIKVPDRAHGASGSAIRRKADLGNTAQLGAPMPGVVSQVAVSVGQTVKSGDVLLSIEAMKMETALHADRDGTISEVLVRVGDQIDAKDLLIVYSA is encoded by the coding sequence TTGCCAATATCCAAGATTCTCGTCGCAAACCGCTCGGAAATTGCCATCCGTGTTTTTCGAGCGGCCAATGAACTGGGCCTGAAGACCGTTGCCATCTGGGCGGAAGAGGACAAGCTCGCCCTGCATCGGTTCAAGGCCGACGAGAGTTACCAGGTTGGTCGGGGGCCACATCTTGCTCGCGATCTCGGGCCGATCGAAAGCTATCTGTCGATCGATGAAATCATCCGTGTCGCCAAGCTTTCCGGTGCCGATGCCATTCACCCGGGTTACGGACTGCTGTCGGAAAGTCCGGAGTTCGTAGATGCCTGCAACGATGCAGGTCTGATTTTCATCGGTCCGAAGAGCGACACGATGCGCCAGCTCGGCAACAAGGTTGCCGCCCGCAACCTGGCCATCAGTGTCGGCGTGCCGGTCGTACCGGCAACCGATCCATTGCCGGATGACGAAGGCGAAATTCATCGCCTCGCCGCCGAGATCGGCTATCCGGTCATGCTCAAGGCCTCCTGGGGCGGTGGTGGTCGCGGCATGCGCGCGATCCGCGATCCGAAGGACCTGATCCGCGAAGTCACCGAAGCCAAGCGCGAGGCAAAGGCTGCTTTCGGCAAGGACGAGGTCTATCTCGAAAAGCTCGTCGAGCGCGCCCGCCACGTCGAGAGTCAGGTGCTCGGCGACACGCATGGCAATGTCGTGCATCTCTTCGAGCGTGACTGCTCCATCCAGCGCCGGAACCAGAAGGTCGTCGAGCGCGCGCCGGCCCCCTATCTGAACGAAGCGCAGCGCCAGGAACTGGCCGATTATTCGCTCCGCATCGCCAAGGCGACGAATTATATCGGCGCCGGCACGGTCGAGTATCTGATGGATGCCGACACCGGCAAATTCTACTTCATCGAGGTCAACCCGCGCATCCAGGTCGAGCACACCGTCACCGAAGTCGTCACCGGCATCGATATTGTCAAGGCGCAGATCCACATTCTCGACGGCCACGCGATCGGTACGCCGGAATCGGGCGTGCCGAAGCAGGCGGATATCCGCCTCAACGGCCATGCCCTGCAGTGCCGCATCACGACCGAAGATCCGGAGCAGAACTTCATTCCGGATTACGGCCGCATCACCGCCTATCGTTCGGCGGCCGGCTTCGGCATCCGTCTCGACGGTGGCACCGCCTATTCGGGCGCGATCATCACCCGCTATTATGACCCGCTGCTGGTCAAGGTCACGGCGTCGGGCAGCACGCCGCAGGAGGCGATCAGCCGCATGGACCGCGCTCTGCGCGAATTCCGTATCCGCGGTGTTGCCACCAACCTCACCTTCCTCGAGGCGATCATCGGTCACCCGAAGTTTCGCGACAATTCCTACACGACCCGCTTCATCGACACGACGCCGGAGCTCTTCCAGCAGGTGAAGCGCCAGGACCGTGCGACGAAGCTCCTGACCTATCTCGCCGATGTCACGGTCAACGGGCATCCGGAAGTGAAGGGCCGCCCGAAGCCGCCGGCGGATGCGGCTGAACCAGTCCTTCCTTTCATAGAGGCGGACATCAAGCCGGGCACCAAGCAACTGCTCGACGAGCTCGGTCCGAAGAAGTTCGGCGACTGGATGCGCAACGAAAAACGCATCCTGATGACCGATACGACAATGCGTGACGGTCACCAGTCGCTGCTGGCAACCCGCATGCGCACGCATGATATCGCCAGGATCGCCGATACCTATGCACGGGCCTTGCCGAACCTCTTTTCGCTGGAGTGCTGGGGTGGGGCGACCTTCGACGTCTCCATGCGCTTCCTGACGGAAGATCCTTGGGAGCGTTTGGCACTGGTGCGCGAGGGTGCGCCGAACCTGCTTCTGCAGATGCTGCTCCGCGGCGCCAACGGTGTCGGCTACAAGAACTATCCCGACAATGTCGTGAAGTATTTTGTTCGTCAGGCAGCCAAGGGCGGTATCGACCTTTTCCGCGTCTTCGACTGCCTGAACTGGGTCGACAACATGCGCGTGTCGATGGATGCCGTGATCGAGGAGAACAAGCTCTGCGAGGCGGTCATCTGCTACACGGGTGATCTCCTGAACTCGACGCGTCCGAAGTATGACCTGAAGTACTACACAACCCTCGCCACCGAGCTGGAAAAGGCCGGTGCGCATATCATCGCCGTCAAGGACATGGCCGGCCTTCTGAAGCCGGCTGCGGCCAAGGTGCTGTTCAAGGCGCTGCGCGAAGCGACCAGCCTGCCGATCCACTTCCACACGCACGATACCTCGGGCATCGCCGCTGCGACGGTTCTCGCGGCTGTCGAGGCCGGTGTCGATGCGGTGGATGCAGCCATGGACGCCTTCTCGGGCAATACGTCCCAGCCCTGCCTTGGCTCGATCGTCGAAGCCCTGCGTGGCTCCGAGCGTGACCCGGGTCTCGACCCGCACTGGATCCGCCGCATTTCCTTCTACTGGGAAGCTGTGCGCACGCAGTACGCGGCTTTCGAAAGCGATCTCAAGGGACCGGCTTCGGAAGTCTATCTGCACGAAATGCCGGGTGGCCAGTTTACCAACCTCAAGGAGCAGGCCCGTTCGCTGGGGCTCGAAACCCGCTGGCACGAAGTGGCCCAGGCCTATGCCGATGCCAACCAGATGTTCGGCGATATCGTCAAGGTGACGCCGTCCTCCAAGGTCGTCGGCGACATGGCGCTGATGATGGTGAGCCAGGATCTTTCCGTTGCCGATGTCGAGAACCCCAACAAGGATATTGCCTTCCCGGACTCCGTCGTCTCGATGCTGAAGGGCGATCTCGGTCAGCCCCCGGGTGGCTGGCCGGAAGCGCTGCAGAAGAAGGTGCTGAAGGGCGAGCAGCCCTATACGGAGGTGCCCGGTTCGCTGCTGCCACCGGCCGACCTTGATGCCGAACGCAAGGCAATCGAAGAGAAGCTCGGCCGCGAAGTCACGGATTTCGAGTTCGCCTCCTATCTGATGTACCCGAAGGTCTTTACGGATTATGCGCTGGCAGCCGACATGTACGGCCCGGTTTCGGTCATCCCGACGCCGCAGTATTTCTACGGTCTGCCGGCCGGCGAAGAGCTGTTCGTTGATCTCGAAAAGGGCAAGACGCTCGTCATCGTCAATCAGGCGATCGGCAACACCGATGACAAGGGCATGGTCACCGTCTTCTTCGAGCTGAACGGTCAGCCGCGTCGCATCAAGGTGCCGGACCGCGCCCATGGTGCCTCGGGTAGCGCCATCCGCCGCAAGGCCGACCTTGGCAATACCGCACAGCTGGGTGCGCCGATGCCAGGCGTGGTTTCGCAGGTTGCCGTTTCCGTCGGCCAGACGGTCAAGTCGGGTGACGTGCTATTGTCGATCGAAGCGATGAAGATGGAAACGGCGCTGCATGCCGACCGGGATGGGACAATTTCGGAAGTTCTCGTGCGCGTCGGCGATCAGATCGACGCCAAGGATCTGCTGATCGTCTATTCTGCCTGA
- a CDS encoding LuxR family transcriptional regulator, whose product MNVSNLLQFLVVADECRTADEVITQLVKVIRSYKFDYFGVVRQPRPHESPMDLVLCGEWPKGWPETYIGKKYVLIDPTVRYLSHAQKGFRWRESVSAFKTDPHRKRMERMMVESQKFGLFDGYIFPVHGRSGLVGNMTVGGKTVDLSPAEIAMFDAVAKKAFWRILELRKISIGPAVGVIDAKMTRREMEVLSYLADGLTSNEISRILKISNHTVDWYMNGIQDKLEAKNRQHVVAIAFRLGLIN is encoded by the coding sequence GTGAACGTTAGCAATCTGCTGCAGTTTCTGGTGGTCGCTGATGAGTGCCGGACTGCGGATGAGGTCATAACCCAACTTGTGAAGGTCATTCGCAGCTACAAGTTTGACTATTTTGGTGTTGTGCGTCAGCCAAGACCTCATGAAAGCCCCATGGATCTTGTCTTGTGCGGCGAATGGCCCAAGGGCTGGCCGGAAACCTATATCGGCAAGAAGTATGTTCTGATCGATCCAACGGTCCGTTATCTTTCTCATGCCCAGAAGGGCTTTCGCTGGCGCGAATCCGTCAGTGCGTTCAAGACCGATCCCCATCGCAAGCGCATGGAGCGCATGATGGTGGAGAGCCAAAAATTCGGTCTCTTCGACGGATATATCTTCCCGGTCCACGGACGCTCGGGACTGGTCGGCAATATGACTGTTGGCGGCAAGACGGTCGATCTTTCGCCTGCTGAAATTGCCATGTTTGATGCAGTTGCGAAAAAGGCTTTCTGGCGCATTCTCGAGTTGCGCAAGATTTCAATCGGCCCTGCCGTAGGCGTTATTGATGCAAAGATGACGCGGCGCGAAATGGAAGTATTGAGTTACCTCGCAGATGGCCTGACCTCGAACGAAATCAGCCGAATCCTGAAGATATCGAACCATACAGTCGACTGGTACATGAATGGAATTCAGGACAAGCTGGAGGCCAAAAACAGACAGCACGTCGTTGCAATCGCTTTCCGACTTGGTCTGATCAACTGA
- a CDS encoding glucan ABC transporter ATP-binding protein/ permease: MSLIQVYLKALKYLAAYRLRVALVVIANVVLAAITIIEPILFGRIIDAISGQQDATGVLLAWAFFGVFNTIAYVLVARQADRMAHGRRADLLTESFGRIISMPLKWHHQRGTSNALHTLLRAAETLFGLWLEFMRTHLATAVALTLLVPTALSMDVRMTAVLVVLAVLYVVIGRTVMNRTKEGQASVEKHYHTVFSHVSDSISNVSVLHSYNRIETETRALRKYTQDLLAAQYPVLDWWAIASALNRIASTLSMLIILVIGTLLVQAGELRVGEVIAFTGFAGLLISRLDQMIGFVNQIFEARSKLEDFYNLEDAVQEREEAQGAIELSDVKGDVEFSGVSFDFANTTQGVKDISFNVKAGQTVAIVGPTGAGKTTLINLLQRVYEPQAGRILIDGTDIASITRRSLRHSIATVFQDAGLLNRSIKENIEFGREGASDEEILQAAEAAAATDFIESRLAGYETLVGERGNRLSGGERQRIAIARAILKNAPILVLDEATSALDVETEARVKDAIDRLRRNRTTFIIAHRLSTIREADLVVFLDHGRIIEMGNYDQLSAMGGRFTSLLRTSGLLTEEASEAL, translated from the coding sequence TTGTCGCTGATCCAAGTCTATCTAAAAGCGCTGAAATACCTGGCCGCCTATCGCCTGAGGGTCGCGTTGGTGGTAATCGCCAATGTCGTGCTTGCCGCGATCACAATCATCGAACCGATTCTCTTCGGTCGCATCATTGACGCCATTTCCGGCCAGCAGGATGCGACGGGGGTCCTTCTGGCATGGGCCTTCTTCGGTGTATTCAACACGATCGCCTATGTTCTCGTTGCGAGACAGGCCGATAGAATGGCGCATGGTCGCAGAGCCGACCTTCTGACCGAAAGCTTTGGCCGCATCATCTCCATGCCACTTAAATGGCATCATCAGCGCGGCACATCGAACGCTCTCCATACCTTGTTGCGCGCCGCCGAAACCCTCTTCGGTCTCTGGCTGGAATTCATGCGGACCCATCTGGCAACGGCAGTGGCGCTGACCCTTCTCGTGCCCACCGCCCTCTCCATGGATGTGCGCATGACAGCCGTTCTGGTCGTTCTGGCCGTTCTTTATGTGGTCATCGGACGAACGGTCATGAACCGCACGAAGGAAGGCCAGGCGTCTGTCGAGAAACACTACCATACGGTTTTCTCGCATGTCAGCGATTCCATCAGCAATGTCTCCGTGCTGCATAGCTACAATCGAATTGAGACGGAGACCCGAGCATTGCGCAAATACACGCAGGATCTGCTTGCCGCCCAGTATCCGGTGCTAGACTGGTGGGCGATTGCCAGCGCCCTGAACCGTATTGCTTCTACTCTTTCCATGCTGATCATCCTCGTCATCGGAACTCTGCTCGTACAGGCCGGGGAATTGAGGGTTGGAGAGGTAATCGCCTTCACCGGCTTTGCGGGTCTGTTGATTTCGCGCCTCGACCAGATGATCGGCTTCGTCAATCAGATTTTTGAAGCCCGCTCGAAGCTTGAGGACTTCTACAACCTTGAGGACGCGGTACAGGAACGGGAAGAGGCACAGGGCGCGATCGAACTCTCGGATGTGAAGGGCGATGTCGAGTTCTCCGGGGTCTCTTTCGATTTCGCCAACACGACACAGGGCGTGAAAGACATCTCCTTCAATGTCAAAGCCGGTCAGACAGTCGCGATCGTCGGCCCAACTGGGGCGGGCAAGACGACCCTGATCAACCTCTTGCAACGCGTCTACGAACCGCAGGCGGGTCGGATCCTCATTGACGGCACGGACATAGCCTCAATCACCCGCCGGTCACTGCGCCATTCGATAGCGACGGTATTCCAGGACGCCGGCCTCCTCAATCGATCCATCAAGGAAAACATCGAATTCGGGCGGGAAGGTGCAAGTGACGAGGAAATCCTGCAGGCGGCGGAGGCAGCGGCAGCAACGGACTTCATCGAAAGCCGCCTTGCCGGCTATGAAACTCTGGTCGGGGAACGAGGAAACCGGCTCTCAGGGGGCGAGCGTCAGCGCATTGCGATTGCTCGCGCAATCTTGAAAAACGCCCCGATCCTCGTCTTGGACGAAGCCACCAGCGCACTGGACGTAGAGACAGAAGCACGGGTCAAGGATGCCATTGACCGGCTTCGCCGAAACCGTACCACCTTCATTATCGCTCACAGGCTCTCCACGATCCGGGAGGCTGATCTCGTCGTTTTCCTAGATCATGGTCGCATTATTGAAATGGGCAATTACGACCAACTGAGCGCCATGGGTGGTCGTTTCACATCTCTTCTTCGCACGAGCGGCCTTCTGACCGAAGAAGCATCCGAAGCCCTTTGA
- a CDS encoding cryptochrome/photolyase family protein — protein MVKSIRIHLVLGDQLSHSLSALADADPKTSLVLMAEVMSEATYVKHHKKKIAFLFSAMRHFADELREKGFQVRYVTLDDPENTQSLKGELTRALAESGASAVIITECGEWRLAEEMRGWETDLGVPVEIREDDRFLCSIEDFRTWRKGRKQLRMEYFYRDMRRRHRVLLEGEEPVGGKWNFDAENRKPPAAGLKGPKRISHKKDQITKSVLALVEERFAGHMGSLDSFHFAVTADQAQIELQQFIDEILPNFGDYQDAMVKGEPYLYHSLISSYINAGLLLPIDVIRRAEAAWFEGRAPLNAVEGFIRQILGWREYVRGIYWTEMPDYVHLNHLSASRPLPQMYWTAKTDMACMRGAIGDTIEHAYSHHIQRLMVTGNFAMLAGIDPAEVCDWYLAVYSDAYEWVELPNTLGMALYGDGGIMASKPYAASGKYIDRMSNFCGGCRYDPKLTTGPKACPFNALYWDFLDRNTEKLARNPRLSNMYATWRRMDPFKQDAIRKHAKIVLRDLEAGEL, from the coding sequence ATGGTGAAGTCAATCCGCATCCATCTCGTGCTCGGCGATCAGCTCAGCCATTCCCTGTCTGCGCTTGCCGATGCTGATCCGAAAACCTCGCTGGTGTTGATGGCGGAAGTCATGAGCGAGGCGACCTATGTGAAGCATCACAAGAAGAAGATCGCCTTTCTCTTCTCCGCCATGCGGCACTTTGCAGACGAATTGCGGGAGAAGGGGTTCCAGGTCCGCTATGTGACGCTGGATGATCCCGAGAACACACAGAGCCTCAAAGGTGAGCTTACCCGCGCGCTTGCCGAGAGCGGCGCTTCCGCCGTCATCATCACGGAATGCGGGGAATGGCGTCTGGCGGAGGAGATGCGGGGGTGGGAAACGGATCTCGGCGTGCCCGTCGAGATCCGCGAAGACGATCGCTTTCTCTGTTCGATCGAGGACTTCCGCACCTGGCGGAAGGGCCGCAAGCAGCTGCGCATGGAGTATTTCTATCGTGACATGCGCCGGCGGCACCGGGTGCTGCTGGAGGGCGAAGAGCCGGTCGGTGGCAAGTGGAATTTCGACGCCGAAAACCGCAAGCCGCCCGCCGCGGGTCTGAAAGGGCCAAAGCGGATCAGCCATAAGAAGGACCAGATCACGAAATCCGTGCTGGCACTCGTCGAAGAGCGCTTCGCCGGTCACATGGGCTCGCTCGACAGCTTCCATTTTGCCGTGACCGCTGATCAGGCGCAGATTGAGCTGCAGCAGTTCATCGACGAGATCCTGCCCAATTTCGGCGACTATCAGGACGCGATGGTGAAGGGCGAGCCCTATCTCTACCATTCCCTGATCTCCTCCTATATCAATGCCGGACTCCTTCTGCCGATCGATGTCATTCGCCGGGCGGAGGCCGCGTGGTTCGAGGGGCGCGCACCGCTGAATGCCGTCGAAGGCTTCATCCGGCAGATCCTCGGCTGGCGCGAATATGTGCGCGGCATCTACTGGACGGAAATGCCTGATTATGTGCACTTAAACCATCTCTCGGCCTCCCGCCCACTGCCGCAGATGTACTGGACGGCAAAGACCGACATGGCCTGCATGCGGGGGGCGATCGGGGACACGATCGAGCATGCCTATTCGCATCACATCCAGCGGCTGATGGTGACCGGCAACTTCGCGATGCTCGCCGGGATCGATCCGGCAGAGGTCTGCGACTGGTATCTCGCGGTTTATTCCGACGCCTATGAATGGGTCGAATTGCCGAACACGCTCGGCATGGCGCTTTATGGGGACGGCGGGATCATGGCCAGCAAACCCTATGCGGCGAGCGGCAAATACATCGACCGGATGAGCAATTTCTGCGGCGGATGCCGCTACGATCCCAAGCTGACGACCGGGCCGAAGGCCTGTCCGTTCAACGCGCTCTACTGGGACTTCCTCGATCGCAATACGGAGAAGCTGGCGCGCAACCCGCGCCTGTCCAACATGTATGCGACCTGGCGGCGGATGGACCCGTTCAAGCAGGATGCCATCCGCAAGCATGCCAAAATTGTCCTGCGGGATCTCGAGGCAGGTGAGCTGTGA
- a CDS encoding SDR family oxidoreductase — MSDFSGMTSLNPGYRALVLGASGGIGGAFAAAIKADPACGGVTGLSRSRDGFDITDDASVGAAAARLSDAGQKFDLILCATGALVINGNGPEKTIKAIQADVMAAQFALNAIGPALALKHFAPLLTNEGKSVFATLSARVGSIGDNKLGGWISYRSAKAALNQITRTSAIEIARLRSKSVVVALHPGTVDTGFSGGFSKGHDRTQPGESVAMMLSVLDRLEPAQTGGFFAYDGQPIEW, encoded by the coding sequence ATGTCCGACTTTTCCGGAATGACATCCCTTAATCCCGGCTACCGCGCGCTTGTGCTCGGGGCGAGCGGAGGCATAGGCGGCGCCTTTGCTGCCGCCATCAAGGCCGATCCTGCCTGTGGTGGTGTGACCGGGTTGTCGCGCAGCCGCGACGGGTTCGATATCACCGATGATGCCTCTGTCGGCGCTGCGGCAGCCCGGTTGTCGGACGCGGGCCAGAAATTCGATCTCATCCTCTGTGCGACGGGTGCGCTTGTCATCAATGGCAATGGTCCGGAAAAGACGATCAAGGCGATTCAGGCGGATGTGATGGCAGCGCAGTTTGCGCTGAACGCCATCGGTCCGGCGCTGGCGCTGAAGCACTTTGCGCCGCTGCTCACCAACGAGGGCAAGAGCGTGTTTGCCACGCTGTCGGCACGGGTCGGCTCGATCGGCGACAACAAGCTTGGTGGCTGGATCTCCTATCGATCCGCCAAGGCGGCGCTCAACCAGATCACTCGCACCTCAGCCATCGAAATTGCCCGCCTCCGGTCGAAAAGCGTGGTGGTCGCCTTGCATCCCGGAACGGTCGACACCGGCTTTTCGGGCGGATTCTCCAAGGGCCACGATCGGACCCAGCCGGGCGAAAGCGTTGCGATGATGCTCTCGGTGCTGGACCGCCTTGAGCCCGCACAGACCGGTGGCTTCTTTGCCTATGACGGTCAGCCGATCGAATGGTGA
- a CDS encoding alkaline phosphatase family protein: MNKVILIVLDGLRYDVARSCLGYMEGLVAAGRADVRKLTCELPAMSRPLYETLLTGRKPVDHGVVSNGVVRRSIGNNLFARVRAQGGVTAAAAYHWVSELYVSCPFDRYRDRILVDGTGDITHGVFYWDDAYPDNHLFADAEWLIRSKSPDFLLLHPMNVDDAGHKHGGGSIGYRNAARMQGDLLARHVPAWVEAGYSVIVTADHGMGDDGNHAGPTPEETEVPFYTVGFRIEKAALLQQIQIAGLVCRLMDIDPGDMPAFGGTVERL; encoded by the coding sequence ATGAACAAAGTGATCCTGATCGTTCTCGACGGGCTGCGCTACGACGTGGCCCGCTCCTGTCTCGGCTACATGGAAGGTCTCGTGGCGGCAGGCCGGGCCGATGTGCGCAAGCTGACCTGCGAACTGCCCGCCATGTCGCGGCCGCTCTATGAAACCTTGCTGACCGGGCGAAAGCCCGTGGACCACGGCGTGGTCAGTAATGGCGTGGTGCGCCGCTCGATCGGGAACAATCTCTTCGCGCGGGTCCGGGCGCAGGGTGGCGTGACGGCTGCTGCCGCCTATCACTGGGTGTCGGAGCTTTATGTGTCCTGCCCGTTCGACCGCTATCGCGACCGCATTCTCGTCGATGGCACAGGCGATATCACTCACGGCGTCTTCTACTGGGACGATGCCTATCCCGACAACCATCTCTTTGCCGATGCCGAATGGCTTATCCGGTCGAAATCGCCCGATTTTCTGCTGCTGCACCCGATGAATGTCGATGATGCCGGCCACAAGCATGGTGGTGGCAGCATCGGTTATCGCAATGCGGCGCGGATGCAGGGCGATCTGCTTGCCAGGCATGTGCCTGCTTGGGTCGAGGCCGGTTACAGCGTGATCGTGACTGCCGATCATGGCATGGGTGACGACGGCAATCATGCAGGGCCGACACCGGAGGAAACGGAAGTGCCCTTCTACACGGTGGGCTTCCGAATCGAGAAAGCGGCCCTGCTGCAGCAGATCCAGATTGCCGGCCTCGTCTGCCGGCTGATGGACATCGATCCCGGCGACATGCCGGCCTTTGGCGGGACCGTGGAGCGCCTCTGA
- a CDS encoding SDR family oxidoreductase, translated as MADYPVPPFDQQKIAMPGMTVEMNPVPDHGETTYKGSGKLQGLKAIITGADSGIGRAVAIAYAREGADILISYLEEEEDAKETANWVEKEGRSAILMPGDIQSADHCREIIDTAVREFGGVDILVNNAAHQASFKEITEISDAEWELTFRVNIHAMFYLVKAAVPHMKAGSSIINTASINSDSPNPSLLHYATTKGAIQNFTAGLAQMLAGKGIRANAVAPGPIWTPLIPSTLPEDSVKNFGRQVPMQRPGQPAELQTAYVMLADPLSSYVSGATIAVTGGKPII; from the coding sequence ATGGCCGACTATCCGGTGCCCCCTTTCGACCAGCAGAAGATTGCCATGCCGGGCATGACAGTGGAGATGAATCCCGTACCGGACCATGGTGAGACGACATACAAGGGTTCCGGTAAGCTTCAGGGCCTCAAGGCGATCATCACAGGTGCGGACAGCGGTATCGGTCGTGCCGTTGCGATTGCCTATGCAAGAGAAGGTGCCGATATCCTCATTTCCTATCTTGAGGAGGAGGAAGACGCAAAAGAAACGGCGAACTGGGTTGAGAAGGAAGGTCGAAGTGCTATTCTGATGCCCGGTGATATCCAGTCTGCAGATCATTGCCGTGAAATCATCGATACAGCAGTCAGGGAATTCGGTGGCGTCGACATCCTTGTCAATAATGCCGCCCATCAGGCATCTTTCAAGGAGATTACCGAGATATCCGATGCGGAATGGGAACTGACCTTCCGCGTCAATATCCATGCCATGTTCTATCTGGTGAAGGCGGCCGTTCCGCATATGAAAGCGGGCAGTTCGATTATCAATACGGCGTCCATCAATTCGGATAGTCCCAATCCATCGCTCCTTCATTATGCAACGACCAAAGGTGCCATTCAGAATTTCACTGCCGGTCTGGCACAGATGCTTGCCGGGAAGGGAATTCGTGCCAACGCTGTCGCGCCGGGACCGATATGGACGCCCCTGATCCCGTCCACGCTGCCGGAGGACTCCGTGAAGAATTTCGGCAGACAAGTGCCGATGCAGCGCCCCGGCCAGCCGGCGGAATTGCAGACCGCGTATGTGATGCTCGCCGATCCGCTCTCAAGCTACGTCTCGGGCGCAACAATTGCTGTCACAGGCGGCAAGCCGATCATTTGA